One region of Eleutherodactylus coqui strain aEleCoq1 chromosome 5, aEleCoq1.hap1, whole genome shotgun sequence genomic DNA includes:
- the MRPL52 gene encoding large ribosomal subunit protein mL52 isoform X2, whose translation MAAPMLAARLQSGVLHSFVRCPLKRSLHSCPLLCAAQNWRIKHGFARSDSEYGPLTDLPDWSFADGRPGQPWKGQTRRKEENKEFASRIIRLNNEIDQGMKKWTEKREGLKERQLLKEKNQLKSKAIFKKSSKS comes from the exons CGGCCCGCCTGCAGTCCGGGGTGTTACACAGTTTTGTACGGTGTCCATTGAAACGAAGTTTGCATAGCTGCCCCTTGCTCTGCGCTGCACAGAACTGGAGGATTAA gCATGGCTTTGCACGCAGTGATTCAGAATATGGGCCTCTGACAGATCTTCCAGACTGGAGTtttgcag ATGGGCGACCAGGTCAACCATGGAAAGGACAGACCAGGAGAAAAGAGGAGAACAAGGAATTCGCT AGTCGTATCATCAGGCTCAATAATGAAATTGATCAAGGAATGAAAAAGTGGACAGAGAAACGGGAAGGTCTCAAGGAGCGGCAACTTTTGAAAGAGAAGAATCAACTAAAATCCAAAGCTATATTTAAGAAAAGTTCAAAATCCTAA